In the Hordeum vulgare subsp. vulgare chromosome 7H, MorexV3_pseudomolecules_assembly, whole genome shotgun sequence genome, one interval contains:
- the LOC123408794 gene encoding serine/threonine-protein phosphatase 2A activator produces the protein MSNPESTPQAAAPSTSPPSHAGHTHTHTPLCRSCGAPAAAPAPAPWTGDSPPPAYRPIRMPAINAPTNTAAIVLSPVPQPLPVPPASPPFAFQAPAKRIASPDDIARFKDSTHGRHFLGFVALLSASVHGRKLSDPLPSPPSPAVSALLDLISALSAFVASTPPFPHSSRYGNPAFRLWHEKLADSVNDLIAPITATAASPSDLAGAELELAPYLLDSFGNGSRIDYGTGHETNFAAFLYCLARLGLITEPDYPAVVLRVFASYLDLMRTLQDTYLLEPAGSHGVWGLDDYHFLPFVFGAAQLIDHKYMKPKSIHNPDILENFSKEYMYLACVMYVKKVKKGPFAEHSPMLDDISAVPNWKKVNSGLLKMYKAEVLEKVPIMQHFLFGSLIKWED, from the exons ATGTCCAACCCCGAATCGACCCCTCAAGCCGCCGCGCCAtccacctcccctccctcccacgccGGCCACACCCACACCCACACCCCGCTCTGCCGCTCCTGCGGCGCGCCCGCCGCGgcgcccgcccccgccccctgGACCGGGGATTCCCCGCCGCCCGCCTACCGCCCCATCCGCATGCCGGCCATCAACGCGCCCACCAACACCGCCGCCATCGTCCTCTCCCCGGTCCCGCAGCCCCTCCCGGTCCCGCCCGCCTCGCCGCCCTTCGCCTTCCAAGCCCCCGCCAAGCGCATCGCGTCCCCCGACGACATCGCCCGCTTCAAGGACTCCACCCACGGCCGCCACTTCCTCGGCTTCGTCGCCTTGCTCTCCGCCTCCGTGCACGGCCGCAAGCTCTCCGAcccgctcccctcccctccctcccccgcCGTCTCCGCCCTCCTCGACCTCATCTCCGCGCTGTCCGCCTTCGTCGCGTCCACCCCGCCGTTCCCGCACAGCTCCCGGTACGGCAACCCCGCCTTCCGCCTCTGGCACGAGAAGCTCGCCGACTCCGTCAACGACCTGATCGCCCCGATCACAGCCACCGCCGCGTCCCCCTCGGACCTCGCCggcgccgagctcgagctcgcgccCTACCTCCTCGACTCCTTCGGCAACGGCTCCCGCATCGACTACGGCACGGGGCATGAGACCAACTTCGCTGCCTTCCTCTACTGCCTGGCGCGGCTCGGGCTCATCACCGAGCCCGATTACCCAGCCGTCGTGCTACGCGTGTTTGCTTCCTACCTCGACCTCATGCGCACGCTGCAGGACACGTACCTGCTGGAGCCTGCGGGCTCCCACGGCGTCTGGGGGCTAGATGATTACCATTTCCTGCCCTTTGTGTTCGGTGCTGCGCAACTGATTGATCACAAGTACATGAAACCCAAGTCGATCCACAACCCGGATATCttggagaacttctccaaggagtACATGTACTTGGCGTGCGTCATGTATGTGAAAAAAGTGAAGAAGGGGCCCTTTGCAGAGCATTCGCCGATGTTGGATGATATCAGCGCCGTGCCCAACTGGAAGAAGGTGAACAGTGGGCTGCTCAAGATGTACAAGGCTGAAGTGCTTGAGAAGGTGCCCATCATGCAGCATTTCCTCTTTGGCTCACTTATCAAATG gGAGGATTGA